The sequence CTACCTTCTGTTTCAGCTTTTGCTCCAGGAGGATCTGGTCATTTCTGCCCCACCATGCGGCAGCCAGAGCCTCAAGTCCATCCGCAGGGTAGAGGCGGCCACAGTGGACTCGCCCCATGCAGGGCATCTCCCCAGGTTGTTGGCCTCCTCAGCCCCCACACTGACCTGTCCCCTCAATGTCATCTCTGGCATCCCATGCTCAGCAGCCCCCACCCCACATCCTGCGTGCCTGCTGTGTCCCGTGCTGCCTCTGCACCTGTCCTGGTGTCCTGGAGGATCCCTAGCTGGAAGCACTTCAGTTACCCCCAGATTCTTGGGGAATCCGGGGCAGAAGGGGCTCACTGACTCAAAAAGGTCACAGATCAGGACTCGAAATCTGCACTGGAGACGTGGCAGCCTTGGCCGAGCCTGAcaggcctctcccctccctctcccaagcTCCGCTTTGTAAGCCCAgcacagccagccagccaggaCCCACGTCTCCGCCATTCACCAGCAGCGTGGCCTTGGGGAGtccctaacctctctgaacctcagcttccacatctgtaaaatggagatgacacaGAGGACCTTCCACCTCAGGCTGTTGTGAAGAGCAAAGGAATAAATGCACATAAAGCCACAGACACGTTTCTTTACAGGGCACAGTGTCTTCCTGGCTGGGGActggggggtgaggggcagggctgcAAGGTCAGCACAGTGTGGAGTAGGGGCAGGCTGACTGGAGGCCAAGGGCACAAGGCCAAGCAACACCTTCTGCCCAGTGACGGGGCCTCTCCTGTGGCAGTTGGCCACCCCGAGCGGTGGACTGAGGGGTGGACGAGTGTGACCCATTCAGGCCCTGCTCCTGCCCCTGGTCGCCACCCAGCCTCCCcgagcttccccatctgtaaaatgaggggagaTGTGCTTGCCCCCCTGGGCAGCCTGGGGCATAAACAGGGACTGCCTCAGAGGCCGGTCAGCCTGGCATCGTAACCAGAAGGGAGCGAGGCCCAGAAAGGGAGGAGATGGCAAAAAAGAAGGCACGACACCAGCCACTGAAGGAGACAACAGTTAGTGGCTGATGTCAGGCCCAATGGCCCCATGTGCTTAGTGACAGATGAGACACCACTTCCCTGGAATGTGCCCTTCATTCATTTCCCACACAGTCATGAGTCCCAGTTTGCTGGAGGGACAAGCCCTGCCTGACCACAAGGCAGAGTCTGGACAGTCAACACAGCGAAACCCTGGGAGGGGCCGGGAGCTGGAACAGCAGGGCCAAATCCAGTCTGGGGAGGCGGCTTAGGGAGGGCTTCGTGGAGGAGGGGACACAACACCCACCGGGGTGGACCATGATTTATGGGGACCCAGGAAGTTCTCCCGGTATAATGACATGTGGGAAAgagaaaatgtcataaaatataaagtagaacGTTTTGGTGTGGGGAGAGTGGACGGAAGGACGGAGCTGAACCCCCAAAGCAATCAAGGTGTCAGGCAGTCAGGCGCAGTTTGGGAGGTTTCTGCGGGTGATTCACCTGCCTCCAGCTCGCTGCCCGCCTGCCCCTGGTTCCAAGacttaggaaagaaagaaaaggaaaaacactgaGACCCGGCGCGCGGCCCAGCCTGGAGCCCCGCGGGGGTCGCAAGGATGCTGGGGACCCAGACTCCGCCCGGCGTCCAGGGCCAGAGGGCCCCGCTGCCTCCCACAGCCTCGCATCCCGACCCGGGCCGCTCCCACCTGCGCGGCCGCCCGGCGGTGCTGGGGCCTCGGGCTCCGGCCGCATTGTCGCCGCagcgccggccccgccccgcctgccccgcccgccccgccgcaGCCCCGGCGGCTCCAGAGCGGAGGTCCGCGCCGAGCGCAGGTGAGCCCGCGGGTCCGGGCCGACTCGCCAGGGACTGGGGGCCTCAccggggagggggcaggccaGGCAGAGAGCCCTCGCTCTCCCGACGCGCCGCCCGCTCGCCGCCTCGGGGCCCCGCTGTGTGCGGACCCCCTTCCTGGGCTGCCGGTCCGGTGGGGGGACCCGGCCCGAGGGAGCGGGAAGGCAGCTGGAAGGACTTCCCGGGGAGACGGGCTGCACATGCAAAGCAGGAGGTTTGCCTCTAGCCCCGTGGGGGAGGAGGTGCGGGACACAGCCCCCCGAACTTGAGGGCCGGCTGTGGAGCTCAGATGCCCTCCCAGGAAACTGGAAGCCACTGGGGGCGAAGCTGAGCAGGAGCCCCTCGGGTGGGTGTGGGAAGGGCCCACGGGATCCCTGGTGAAGCGTGGGACCCGGAGAAGTGGGGAGCCTGCACAAGAAGGGGCTCTAGGGCTGGTCCGGGGGACAGGACGCAGGCTCCTGTAGGTGGTCAGCACTCGGGGACTGTTACAACTTTTTGCATTGGGCAGTTTGTGGACAAGGGACAGCACTCTGCCAAAACTTGGGGTGCCCTCTTACCATGCCCCTGGCGAGGACCTTTGCCTTGAGTGGGGGCGTCTGGGCCTGCAGGAGGTAGGAGGGCTCCACgccagcctggcacacagtagacctGGAGAAATTTCCGTCCCCAGCAAATCTCTTTCCATGCCCAAGGCCCTGGAAGGTCTGAACACCtgggcacctgggaagggagggaaCAGCCTCGACAGGCACCTGGTGGCAAGTTGAGGTCCCACCTTTTCTGGAATCTGTGGCCCAGTAGGTGAGGCCTGAGGCCAGGCAGGaaggaggtgggcagggctgagCCAGAGGGAAAGCCAGGATCTGGGGAGGGGTCTTGTGCCCAGGTagggggcaggtgggcaggtggtGGCCAAGTTTTACGGACCTGCCTTGGCAATGAGTGGGGGAAAGAGCATGGGTATACCCAGGTGGCCTTCAGGTGCCACTGCCTCCTCACCTGTGACGGCCCTCTAGGGCAGGTGAGACCAGGTGCTGGGCAGTAGACAGTCCCTCCCCAACCTTTTCATCTGGTTCTCAGCCCCCTTGCTCTTAAGCACCCACCCAGGGCCCTTGCTGGGATCTGGGCAAAGCCGAGTGGGCCTCATCCACTTAAACTCCAGGAAGAACTTCTGGGGGAAGCCGCAGGGATAACAGTGGGGTGGACTGTGGGGAGGTCAGTGTAAACAAGGCAGCTACACCTTTGTCCTGGGCCTTCCAAAGTCCAGTCTGTAAGCTGCATGTTAAGGAAGGCTCACTCTGTGGCCTTGAGGGCTCCTTGGCTGCAGGGACCTCTTTGTTGATGGGgtgacccctcccccagccccatggCTTGCAGGGTGATACGGGGGCTTCCTGGATCCCTGTCTGTCTTGGAAGTAActaaggtgggagggaggtgggacaCCACCTGGTTGCCCCTACCTGCTGCTTGATCTTGGCAAGCCCTTGgcccctcagtttctccatctactGTTGGGCATGACCTCAACATCAGGGGCTTttgggaagagcaggagaggggTTGGGAGCCGGAGCTGTGTGCCTGGCCTCCCTTTCCTCCAACCCCACCAGGCCCGGGCTGGCCGCCCACTTCTGTTCACATGGAGCTGGGTTTCCCTGGGGACCAGTGGActggcccagccccacccccatcccctcctgGCCACAGCTcacactggggggagggggggaggctgGGCCGCCTCCTGGACCCCTGCCCCCTTGCCCTGCCTTCCAGGGCTGGGCAGCCTCGGTCCACTGTTGGGCTGGGAGCAAGAAGCAGTGGCTGCCCTTGGAGAGGTGGGTATCCAGGGCTGCCCAccagggtgggagcaggggggAAAACTAAATGTCGCCCCGTTGAGGAGGGAGAAACCCCGAGGACCAAGAAGGCTCTGGTCTGCCAAGGTGACCTGGGTTTGACCCCAGGCATGGTGGCCTCCCTGGAGAATGGAGGGTCCCAGGGCTCCAGGCTGCAGGATTTTGAGGGGGCAGCAGAAATCGGGGAGGATTTCCTGGGCCTAAAATGTGGCTGAGGTTAGGGAAGAGGGTCCCAGGCAAAGGGGGAGGAGAGTGAGGGTGCTGAGCCTGGGGGCCTGGAAGGGAGGTGCCGTCCACGGTGCCAGGTGCCATTCCTCTGGGACCTGGCTCCCCTACGCATGAGGGTTCCCAGCTCCAACGCAGCCTCTTTGAGAAGcccccctctctgtctctctgtgtctctaccCACAGCCCTCATCAAAGTCCTGATCCCCATAGATGCTCCTGTCTCCCCGCAGGCAGCTCCAGCTGGGATGGCAGCTCCAGCATCTCTAAGGGCCTCGGGGGGTCCAGCCCCCCAGGGGGCACCCTAGGCTTCCCACAGCCAGCCGCCTGtgtgcctgccccccacccatcTGCAGGCCACTCACCATGGGTGGCTGCTTCTCCAAGCCCAAGCCAGGTACCTCCTCTCTTctcaccctctcccttccccctccctccgtctctcgctccctccctccctcttcctgccaccttcctcctgcccctcccactgTCTCCGAAGTAGGTCAGGCTGGGCTGCAGCCTAATGTTAATGCTGTGGGCAGGAGTGGGGGGGCTGGAGCCCTCTTTATTTGGGGCTTAGGGTGCTGGTGGTGGGAATAACAGTGGAATCTTTCtcggaaaggggaagggagggttcctcctgctgctgggtgggggagaggagtaTCTCTCTCAGCGCTGGGGAAGGGGGCTCTGGGGACACCCTCAGCCACTGCATGACCCAGGACATGCAAGttacccctctgagcctcacctcctccccctaaAAAATAAGCCTGACCTCTCAAAATTGCTATGAGGTGGAGTGGACATGTCCTAGCCCTTTTCACCTCTTCTgaccctgtgtgaccttgggctgccTCCTGGGCCTCTCTGGACACACTTCCCCATTTGTAGAGGAAATCCCCAGCCTGCCTGGCCCAAGCagtcccagcccagggctggggggtggcAGGGTGCTGGGGGACACCTAGGTCTGCTCTCCACGGAGACCCTTGTGTGCCggctctccctccagcccccactttccctcttccctcctcacaACACCCGGAAGGCAAGGGTGTGCAGGCCTGacccagatgaagaaaccaaggctgagAGAGGCCTCTGTAGTGCACCCAGGTATCGCCGGCCAGCTCACCCCAGCTCCCCTTACCTGATACCCATCAGCTCCATTACCTTGGAGCCCATGagccttttctccttttcctgggtctgagggagaaCTTGTGGGCAAGAGGAGACCCGCGATGCCCTGCCAGGCAGAGGGACCCACCTGCGCCTGCCCCATGACTCCCATGCTGCGGACACCCAGCCCTCAGGCAAATGATGTCCCTTGTCttgaccccagctctctcccgtCAGAAGCAGGCAGGAGGATGCTGGCTGCCCCGTATCAGGCTCCTGTAGGACTGCAGAGCTGACAGGAGGCCCTGGCAGAATATGCCACCTGTAGGTTCCTTTAAAGGACCCCAAAGGGCTGGTCTGCCTCAGACCCCTAGCCCCAGGACCCCCGGCCCCAGGACCCCTGGTATAGGGCTGGTCACTCTTACCACACCAGGGGCAGTGCTAAGAATTTGAGCTCTTGAGCCCAAATCCAGCCCTGCCTGTTCCTGGCTATTTGGCCTTGGGCAGGtgaccacctctctgagcctctgtgttCTCATGTGTGAAATGGGACTAATAGTTGTGCCCCTGTGTGGGCTAGTGTGCTTGGCATGGGCCCGGCACGTAGGAGGCACTTACAGGGTGTTATCCCCTCTCTGGGGGGCTGGGCTCCCTGTGGGCTGTGGCAGGAGGGCAGGAGCTTGGGCCCCCGATGCCCATGGTggcaggtctggggtgaggcttGGGGAATTTCAGGGTGTGGGAGTGAGAGTGTTCTGGCCATGAGAGTTCAGTGAGGGTCAGGAGGGGCCACAGGGAGACCAGAACGAGCAGAAGAGGCTTCTGCAAACTCCTCACTTTCCACCTCACTGGCTCCTGTGGCTCAGAGCATGTTAGAACAGTCTTCCTGAGCCTCCTCTGTGTGCCCTGTGCTCCAGGGGCCCCATGTTCCTCAGGAAGTGTTCCAGGCCAGTCCTTTGTAAGCTCAGAACTAGGAGGTAGTGCAGGTCTCTTGGCATCTGGTCACCTGCCTTTTATTAGGCCACTAGTGCTACCTAAAGGCTTTCCCTCTTTGTCATGGCAGCCAGGAGGCTCGAAGTTAACCAATAAAACACAGCTACCCAACTTCACctgttgagcatctactctgagttacatttattatttccttcagtaTCCACTGTCCCAGAAGAGGTAGGCACTGTTCTCTCCATTTAATAATGAAGGCGTCTGCCAAAAGGGGCTAAGGGATCCACCACAGCTCCTGAGGCTCCTGACCTGACGGTCTTCCCCCGTTAGACTACACCAGCGAGCACCTCAGGGCCTTCTGGAAGGAGGTAGAGGATAAAAACAGCCTGGCTTGGCTGTCCTCTGGGACCCTGCCAGGCTGCTCCTGTGAGCTGTCTCTCTAATTCTTCTGAAAACATTCTAACACCATTACATAAAGTgtggaaaatgaaggaaaaaacccaccccACCCGTAACCCCCCACCTGACACAACAGCATCAGCGTGATGTGTTCGTGGGCCCTTCCTGCCCAGCTGGAATCAGGGAGCCACCTTCAGCCCTGTCCCTTGCGTGCCTGAGCCTTAGGGGaggcggcggggtgggggtggggggctgggacaGGAAGGATGAGGGGCCAGACCAGGCTGGGGGAGAGGATGGGCAGGCGTGAGCCCAGCCCCAGCTGGGAAGGGCAGGACAGCAGCCCAGGCCAAGGGAACTGCAGGGGCTAAGGCCCAGAGGTGTGAGCCAGGTTCTTTGTTTCTGGAAGGTCAGGTCTGAGGGGGAGGGGCCTGGAGGCTCAGGGGCCTCGGGAGTTAGGAGGGGGCCTCCTGCCCAGGCCTCGGCCCTGGCCCATGCTGTGCCCTGGGCTCAGCTTCCACGCTCAGCTCGCTCCCTGCAGCAGCAGCCCGGGAGGCCGGATTATCACTGCTAAAAATTCTGTTTATTGTTCCCTTCTAATTAGAAAAATACCCCAGGCACATGGTAGGGAATTTGGAAAATGCAgtgaagtataaagaagaaaatgataatcTCACTAACTCCCCCCAGAGGAGGCCCCACTGGTGGGGGCGGCGCTGTGCCCTCTGCATGCACCACCCAGTTGGGGTTCACCCCCAAGGCCCCTGCACCCAGCGCCTGGCAAATAATGAAGGATTCTCAAACGAGAGAGCAGCTATCTAAAGTTGAAATTATGGtgcatacactttttttttttttaattttgaaaaaatttcaaatctCTGGAACCCTCGATTCCCCCGTTACCCAGATTCACAGGCCATGAACTGGGCTGCGTCCTGCTTTGGACGCGCTGTTTCTCAGGCCCCAAACGTGCCCCTGAGTCCTTAGGGATGACGCAGTCCTACATGGGGACCACACCCTCAAGGTCAGCAAGGCTCCAGCACTGAGTTCTCCCCTCCACGTGGATTCCTGGAGAAAGGGCAGCTTCAGGGTTGAATGAGCTTTGTTGTGCCCCCTCACTAATTCTGttaggggaaaagaaaacacGCAGAAATCAATTTAGGCTCGCCCAGggcccccctcaccccccaccccccgcgccCTGGCTCTGCCTTTTGCTGGTGGTGGTGCAGATGGCTTTCTGGAGGCCCGGGGAGAACCCGCACTCAGAGCTCATTGGGTGGGCCGGGCTGGGggctcaccgccccccccccccgcccacccgcAGTGGAGCTCAAGATCGAGGTGGTGCTGCCCGAGAAGGACCGGGGCAAGGAGGAGCTGTCCGCCGGCGGGAAGGGCAGCCCCCGGGCCTACCAGGGCAACGGCACGGCCTGCCACTTCCATGCAGAGGAACGcctgcccgccccccacccctaccccggcGCCCAGGACTGCGTGGAGGCTGCTGTCTGCCACATCAAGGACCTGGAGAATGGCCAGTGGGTGCTgggcctgggagggggtgggaggccgAGGTGGGAGGACAGctgggaggcctggaggggacGCATGACCGGCTCCACTGGGGCCACCGCCTCTGTGGCTCCTGCTGGTCTGGGGCTGCTCTGCGTCCTCTGACATCTGagggcagcccctcccctcccaggatgCGGGAagtggagctgggctgggggaagGTGTTGCTGGTGAAAGACAACGGGGAGTTCCATGCCCTGGGTCACAAGTGTCCACACTACGGTGCGCCCCTGGTGAAAGGTGAGCTGTCGGTGCCcacgggggcggggcgggaccTCCCCAACAGGGGCTTGGTGGCAACCCCATCACAAGGGACGCTCAGCCCCCACTCCACTGGGCCCCAGGCCCCCATCTATTAGTGGGGTGTCCTGGGCCATGGGGAAGGGCCAGTGGTGCTGGATACATGGGTCCTTGGAGAGGAGCTCTTGCTGGTGGCCCAGCCCAGCACTGCCCCCTCCCAGGAGTGCTGTCCCGTGGACGGGTGCGCTGCCCCTGGCATGGCGCCTGCTTCAACATCAGCACCGGAGacctggaggacttccctggcctgGACAGTCTGCATAAGTTCCAGGTGGGGCCAGGCATGCAATGGggtgggagcctgggggtgcaggGGCTGGAGCACCCCAAAGCCCAGCCCTGAGCAACACAGCCCTTGCAGGTGAAGATTGAGAAGGAGAAGGTGTATGTCCGGGCCAGCAAGCAGGTGAGGGGGGGGCTTGGGGCTCAGGCAAAAGAGAGAGGTGAGAAGGGCCTCTGGGCCCAGaacacagcatgtgcaaaggccctgtggtgggaggGAGCCTAGCGGGTGTGGCAGGGGAGCAGAGTGAAGGGCTGTGTGGTGGGGATGAGGTGGCACTGGAGCAGCAGGACCTGGCCTGCTGGGATGGGCACAGGGAGCCTGGCAATGACCCCAGCTTCCAGCTGCCCCCCACTCACTGGCCACCCCCAGGCTCTGCAGCTACAGCGAAGGACCAAGGTGATGGCCACGTGCATCTCTCCAAGCGTGGGCCACAGCAGCAGCACCAACGTGCTCATCGTGGGCGCAGGTTGGTGGTGGGTTgtgaggggcagggtggggtggggtagagggGGCTCCTGACCCACTGTCCCCTCCACTCAGGCGCAGCTGGCCTGGTGTGCGCGGAGACGCTGCGGCAGGAGGGCTTCTCAGACAGGATCGTCCTGTGCACTCTGGACCGGCACCTTCCCTACGACCGGCCCAAGCTTAGCAAGGTGGGTTAGCGTGAGCGGGGCCAGGCGGGGCCAGACCCATGTCCTACTGGGCACAGTTAGGTCCACTGGGACCCTTGCTTGCCGCCCCTTGGGGGTCTGGCCAGCTGCTCTCTCTGTTCGTGCCAGGCCCATCTGCAGTGCCCCTGAAAGATCTGGTTTGTTGAGCTCTGTCCTGTAGCTCCTGTGTGACCGAGGCTGCCAGCCCCCAAGACCCCGAGGCCCTGGTCCTCGGTTATAAAATGGGTCAGTGGCCACCTGGTCACTGTCCAGGTGGGGCCGGGCCTGCAGAGGggtgggagcctgggggtgcaggGTCCTGTCTCAAGCCAGGGTCTCCTGCAGTCTCTGGATGCACAGCCGGAGCAGCTGGCCCTGAGGCCCAAGGAGTTCTTCCGAGCCCATGGCATCGAGGTGCTCACTGAGGCCCAGGTACAGACAATGTGCTGGGGAACAGGCCTGGGGAAAGCTTCATGGGCACTGTGAAGGGCGTGAGGCCCCTGGAAGTATGGGTGTGCTCTGCCCTCCCGGCCCCACTGCCCAGGCACCAGGGGTGTTCCAGGCCTGGGGGGTCATGGGCCCCAGTGTGAGGGGCCACGGACCGTCTGCTCAGGGCTGGGACTTGGGAGCATTAGGAGGACTTTGAGGGGGAGGTGGTGCCTGAAACTTAAAGGGTCAGGAGGGGTTGccaggaaagggaggaaggtTCATCCAGGTGGCAGAGCCTCGCAGAGGGCCTCGTGGGCGCTGGGCGTGGGGCAGGACCCGGAGGCCTCGCTCTGCCCGGCGGGGTCACAGGTGGTCACGGTGGACGTGAGGAACAAGAAGGCCGTGTTCAAGGATGGCTTCAAGCTGGAGTACAGCAAGCTGCTGCTGGCACCCGGGAGCAGGTGGGAGGGGTCCCCATGCCCCTGCCGGTATGCGGAGGGCTCGGGGTACCAGGATCCCCTCCCCGACTCTTGCCGTGTCTCAGCCCTAAGACCCTGAGCTGCAAAGGCAAAGACGTGGAGAATGTGTTCACCATCCGGACGCCCGAGGATGCCAACCGCGTGGTGAGGCTGGCCCGGGGCCACAACGCTGTGGTCGTGGGAGCCGGCTTCCTGGGTGAGCAGCTGGGGGTGCAGGCTGGGCCCAGGGCAGCGATGGCCCTGGGAAGTGCAGG is a genomic window of Balaenoptera ricei isolate mBalRic1 chromosome 14, mBalRic1.hap2, whole genome shotgun sequence containing:
- the AIFM3 gene encoding apoptosis-inducing factor 3 isoform X3, giving the protein MGGCFSKPKPVELKIEVVLPEKDRGKEELSAGGKGSPRAYQGNGTACHFHAEERLPAPHPYPGAQDCVEAAVCHIKDLENGQMREVELGWGKVLLVKDNGEFHALGHKCPHYGAPLVKGVLSRGRVRCPWHGACFNISTGDLEDFPGLDSLHKFQVKIEKEKVYVRASKQALQLQRRTKVMATCISPSVGHSSSTNVLIVGAGAAGLVCAETLRQEGFSDRIVLCTLDRHLPYDRPKLSKSLDAQPEQLALRPKEFFRAHGIEVLTEAQVVTVDVRNKKAVFKDGFKLEYSKLLLAPGSSPKTLSCKGKDVENVFTIRTPEDANRVVRLARGHNAVVVGAGFLGMEVAAYLTEKAHSVSVVELEETPFRRFLGERVGRALMKMFESNRVKFYMQTEVSELRAQEGKLKEVVLKSSKVLRADVCVVGIGAVPATGFLRQSGIGLDSRGFIPVNKMMQTNVPGVFAAGDAVTFPLAWRNNRKVNIPHWQMAHAQGRVAAQNMLAQEAEISTVPYLWTAMFSKSLRYAGYGEGFDDVIIQGDLDELKFVAFYTKGDEVISVASMNYDPIVSKVAEVLASGRTIRKREVETGDMSWLTGKGS